The Lysinibacillus pakistanensis genome includes a window with the following:
- a CDS encoding ABC transporter permease, with product MSTFLTFLKIEGKLVWKGIDILIFGICFPIILATLFGYLLNKDGLAGASNFELSYAAVITIGVLATGVMGVPLTIADYRHRGILKRFQVTPVSPLQILFAQGLIQLSSALVSFIGVTIVYHLLFDYELKGSWGIFLLTYAFVIIAMYSIGIFIGSLVPDQKSANVWSSVAYFTMLLFSGATIPYEVMPRFFQWVMDILPLSHGIHLLKQASTGEPLTDGLFHIVILALCIIIGLCGAIKFFKWK from the coding sequence ATGAGTACATTTCTAACCTTTTTAAAAATTGAGGGTAAGCTCGTTTGGAAGGGCATTGATATTCTCATTTTTGGAATCTGCTTTCCTATTATTTTAGCTACCCTATTTGGTTATTTACTGAATAAGGACGGTTTAGCTGGTGCTTCTAACTTTGAATTATCGTACGCAGCTGTAATTACGATTGGTGTACTAGCAACAGGGGTTATGGGTGTACCACTGACCATTGCAGATTACCGTCACCGAGGGATTTTAAAGCGATTTCAAGTGACACCTGTGTCACCTCTCCAAATTCTATTTGCCCAAGGACTAATTCAGCTTTCTTCAGCACTTGTTTCATTTATTGGTGTCACAATTGTTTATCATTTGTTATTTGATTATGAACTAAAAGGCTCCTGGGGTATATTCCTTCTGACATACGCTTTTGTCATTATAGCGATGTATAGTATCGGAATTTTCATTGGAAGCTTAGTACCTGACCAAAAGTCAGCAAATGTTTGGAGCTCTGTTGCTTACTTCACGATGTTACTGTTTTCAGGAGCAACGATACCATATGAGGTTATGCCTCGATTCTTCCAATGGGTGATGGATATTTTGCCACTTTCTCATGGTATTCACTTATTGAAACAGGCAAGTACAGGGGAGCCACTAACTGATGGTCTATTCCATATCGTGATTTTAGCTCTATGCATTATAATCGGTTTATGTGGAGCGATTAAATTCTTTAAATGGAAGTAG
- a CDS encoding TetR family transcriptional regulator — protein sequence MAPKVSEEYKKERERELIEAAKKVFIEKGFVHASMQDIMDKAGISRGALYSYFNNINHVFIEVLKYDDEKDIQYFVPSEEGPLWPQLKKWIEEQQIYIEAIDQTLVYAKAEFFLSYKYTHNKDNFPYISERYHRINEVIEEVLNEGMRKGEFSPQQSTHSIARYILSFINGLMLDTFQLGYEHTKVKDQLSVLLFSLEKLINPKSTFNKEHSC from the coding sequence ATGGCACCAAAGGTTAGTGAAGAATATAAAAAAGAAAGAGAGAGAGAGCTGATAGAGGCAGCTAAGAAGGTGTTTATCGAGAAAGGTTTTGTCCACGCATCTATGCAGGATATAATGGACAAAGCTGGAATATCCAGAGGAGCATTGTATAGTTATTTCAATAATATTAATCACGTATTTATTGAAGTTTTAAAATATGATGACGAAAAAGATATTCAATATTTTGTGCCATCGGAGGAAGGCCCACTGTGGCCCCAGTTAAAAAAATGGATTGAAGAACAGCAAATTTATATTGAGGCAATTGATCAAACATTGGTCTATGCAAAGGCAGAATTCTTTTTATCGTATAAATACACACATAATAAAGATAATTTCCCTTACATTTCTGAACGCTACCATCGTATTAATGAAGTAATAGAAGAAGTATTAAATGAAGGCATGCGTAAAGGGGAATTTAGCCCTCAACAATCTACCCATTCTATTGCAAGGTATATCCTCTCATTTATAAACGGTTTAATGTTGGACACGTTCCAGCTAGGATATGAACATACAAAAGTAAAGGATCAGTTATCCGTCTTACTTTTCTCTTTAGAAAAATTAATTAATCCAAAATCCACTTTCAATAAGGAGCATTCCTGTTAG
- a CDS encoding DUF1801 domain-containing protein, with protein MSVIENTKVEVVFEQYPKHIQSKLLILRQLIMDTAKEIEDLDHMDETLKWGEPSYITKKGSTIRIGWKQSSPDQYAMYFNCNTKLVDTFKEVYKDLFHYEGNRAIVFAVNDEIPINELKQCIVLALTYHTRKHLPLLGI; from the coding sequence ATGAGTGTAATTGAAAACACTAAGGTAGAGGTAGTATTCGAACAGTATCCTAAACACATTCAATCAAAACTTTTGATTCTTCGTCAGTTAATTATGGATACTGCAAAAGAGATTGAAGACCTTGATCATATGGATGAAACCCTTAAATGGGGAGAGCCTAGTTATATCACAAAAAAAGGCAGTACAATTAGAATTGGCTGGAAACAGTCAAGCCCAGATCAATACGCCATGTATTTTAACTGTAATACAAAGCTAGTTGATACGTTTAAAGAGGTTTATAAAGATTTATTCCATTATGAAGGTAATCGAGCAATTGTATTTGCTGTGAATGATGAAATTCCAATAAATGAATTAAAACAATGCATTGTATTAGCACTCACTTATCATACTCGAAAGCATCTACCACTGCTCGGGATATAA
- a CDS encoding GNAT family N-acetyltransferase encodes MLFESSRVRLRKMTKEDTELYHQWRNDVEVMHSTNPSLDVYPIDETKEFVDHVILGSHTAKSYIILTKGNEIPIGIVSLINIDYKNRNAECIIDIGEKKYWGKGFGSESLGLLLHYAFYEMNLHRVYLKVFSFNDRAIHLYNKIGFQQEGNSRQSLFRDGEWHDIIHMGILQNEYFEKQVKKI; translated from the coding sequence ATGTTGTTTGAATCATCAAGAGTGAGACTAAGAAAAATGACAAAGGAAGATACAGAACTATATCATCAATGGAGAAATGATGTGGAAGTTATGCATTCCACTAACCCATCTTTAGATGTTTATCCAATAGATGAGACGAAAGAATTTGTAGATCATGTGATATTAGGATCTCATACAGCCAAAAGCTATATTATACTTACAAAAGGAAATGAAATACCAATTGGCATTGTGTCATTAATCAACATTGATTATAAAAATAGAAATGCTGAATGTATAATTGACATCGGAGAAAAGAAGTATTGGGGAAAAGGATTTGGTTCAGAGAGCTTGGGATTACTGTTGCATTATGCTTTTTATGAAATGAATCTTCATCGAGTTTACCTAAAAGTATTTTCATTTAATGATAGAGCTATACATTTGTACAATAAGATTGGTTTTCAACAGGAAGGAAACAGTAGACAAAGTCTATTTAGAGATGGGGAATGGCATGACATCATTCATATGGGAATTCTGCAAAATGAATACTTTGAGAAACAAGTAAAGAAAATATAA
- a CDS encoding helix-turn-helix transcriptional regulator — MKLERLLSIIILLLNRRMVQAKELAERFEVSVRTIYRDIDAINAAGIPIVTYQGTNGGIGLSEGYRLDRNILTNDELATIVTALRSISTSYSKEQHQRLVEKINSVVLPEHEEEFQHKTNRVLIDYSPWGGNKHLRAKLILLDEALDSCVLVNFTYSNAEGEVSQRNVEPHMLILKGRQWYLQAYCLEKEEFRLFKLKRMKGLRIDHEKTFIRRNPSNQEHNEGKNKLKPSTPEVVFRFQDKARHLAEEWFGIEELLPVEDGSWLVKKAYPENEWLYSFILSLGHHVEVLEPQHLRKIITSRAEKIAKVYKNDKAT, encoded by the coding sequence GTGAAACTTGAAAGACTATTATCCATCATTATTCTACTGCTAAACCGACGTATGGTACAGGCTAAGGAGTTGGCAGAGCGATTTGAGGTATCTGTACGAACGATATATCGAGATATTGACGCAATTAATGCGGCTGGCATCCCAATCGTCACCTATCAAGGAACAAACGGTGGTATTGGTTTGTCAGAAGGTTATCGTTTAGATCGAAATATACTAACAAATGACGAGCTTGCTACTATCGTTACTGCCCTACGCAGTATCTCCACTTCATATAGCAAAGAGCAACACCAACGACTAGTAGAAAAAATAAATAGTGTCGTACTACCAGAACATGAAGAAGAATTTCAACATAAGACAAATCGTGTACTTATAGATTACTCTCCTTGGGGTGGTAATAAACATCTCCGTGCGAAATTAATTTTGTTAGACGAAGCATTAGATAGCTGTGTATTAGTTAACTTCACCTATTCCAATGCAGAAGGTGAAGTTTCCCAGCGAAATGTAGAGCCTCATATGCTCATTCTCAAAGGAAGGCAATGGTATCTGCAAGCTTATTGTTTAGAAAAAGAAGAGTTCCGCCTTTTTAAACTAAAAAGAATGAAAGGGCTTAGAATAGATCATGAAAAAACCTTCATTCGTCGAAATCCCTCTAATCAGGAGCATAACGAAGGTAAGAATAAATTAAAGCCATCAACACCAGAAGTTGTCTTTCGTTTCCAAGATAAGGCTCGTCATTTAGCTGAAGAATGGTTTGGCATTGAAGAACTTTTGCCAGTTGAGGATGGAAGTTGGCTAGTAAAAAAGGCATATCCAGAAAATGAATGGCTCTATAGTTTCATTCTTAGCCTAGGACATCATGTAGAGGTGCTTGAGCCTCAACATTTACGGAAAATCATTACTAGTCGTGCGGAAAAAATAGCAAAAGTTTATAAAAATGACAAAGCAACTTGA
- a CDS encoding GNAT family N-acetyltransferase, whose protein sequence is MICLRLIDQNNWEECIKLKLKQEQQGFIASNLYSIAESKIFPHLKIKSIYFSEELVGFAMYGIDSDDGNYWIYRFMIDERFQGRGFGKSAMKLIIQDIANSNDCTDVIWLGYQPENEQGRRLYASVGFEEVGIAPWGEMLAKFSFPSGN, encoded by the coding sequence TTGATTTGTTTAAGATTAATTGATCAAAATAATTGGGAAGAGTGCATTAAACTAAAGTTAAAGCAGGAACAACAAGGTTTTATAGCTTCAAATTTGTATTCAATTGCAGAGAGTAAAATATTCCCGCATTTAAAGATAAAATCAATTTATTTCAGTGAAGAGCTAGTTGGTTTTGCAATGTATGGAATAGATTCAGATGATGGAAATTACTGGATTTACAGATTTATGATTGATGAACGCTTTCAGGGACGTGGATTTGGAAAAAGCGCAATGAAATTAATTATTCAGGATATAGCAAATAGTAATGATTGCACTGACGTTATATGGCTTGGGTATCAGCCGGAAAATGAACAGGGAAGAAGACTATATGCAAGTGTAGGTTTTGAAGAAGTAGGAATAGCTCCATGGGGTGAAATGTTAGCCAAATTTAGCTTTCCTAGTGGAAACTGA
- a CDS encoding response regulator transcription factor: MKQPIKVLLLDDHPLVMEGLKNRLEREQDMLVVGTFNEPHEVLKRIGALKPDVAVIDISMPGMTGFDLAIEIKRTYDTAIKLIVLSGYVYDEYVHKAYEIGIHAYLSKQATYPQIINAIRQSMLGLRIVPEKMTTIPRADQLTPTEKDVLKQIALEKTNKEIARELAMSQRTVEYHMAAINQKLDVKTRVGAVAKGYEMGLLERLYD; encoded by the coding sequence ATGAAACAGCCAATCAAGGTGCTGCTACTCGATGATCATCCGCTTGTCATGGAGGGTTTAAAGAATCGACTTGAGCGTGAGCAGGATATGTTGGTTGTAGGAACGTTTAATGAACCTCACGAGGTGCTTAAACGTATCGGTGCACTAAAGCCGGATGTTGCCGTTATTGATATTTCAATGCCGGGTATGACGGGATTCGACTTGGCGATAGAAATAAAGAGAACATACGATACGGCAATCAAGTTGATTGTGTTGTCAGGTTACGTCTACGATGAATATGTGCATAAGGCTTATGAGATAGGAATTCACGCTTATTTATCTAAACAGGCAACCTACCCACAAATTATAAACGCCATTCGGCAGAGTATGCTTGGGCTGCGGATCGTACCAGAGAAAATGACTACAATACCAAGAGCTGACCAATTGACACCAACAGAGAAGGATGTACTAAAGCAAATCGCACTAGAGAAGACAAATAAGGAAATTGCTAGGGAATTAGCGATGAGCCAGCGAACAGTAGAATACCATATGGCAGCTATTAACCAAAAGCTCGATGTAAAGACGAGGGTTGGGGCGGTAGCAAAGGGCTATGAGATGGGATTGCTAGAACGTCTATATGACTGA
- a CDS encoding sensor histidine kinase, which produces MPEIARKYNLVVYCSALLLLIVAIYIHTITLKNPYTGLMFREDEGTWVVASIDPAGKVSEWDVHLGDRLLTVDGKKPEVMKLGDRAYLKRLGALQFEREGLGRFELSSNPGKHEMYKTLFAACAELALLVIGLVAYRNKPESYMVRRFYALNVFLAATLLSVYSTETVLTGLMLPVVASWLPYLLFAFFVAFVFRTVPGWIAFAMATYRGLAALFAVYALLVFSLGAIPGWTRSALHTILIGTLLAIFVIAIVYWRGMDRAEKNRLLTFVTALTFGLMPYLFLYALPDLLWGEYIALPDMTLAGLIILPASILWLWARQRLLDIRFYLPSLVIHGLYVGLATILIAALIRSNASIVTLSLCGAFIVLTLLHRLGLDNFKRQREKRENRLDRLRLEMSIRFAEHRNSRDLLRMPAELIHSVTEIEGLCFVWKRGSETIMYGTGPFIEMRELNQFQQPELSVFAQVMDLVQPNGMVIGYLGLGSKKNNTSFTSEELGLIDKVRMETVRLLMGAALLDELREAKSGLPKETTEYKLLEAQQAERVRMSYYLHDHVLQNLIFLARDLEELHDTEQSDKQLTAIWLKCLYDTQRDIRMLCDDLYPHIIDQAGLDAALLWLARTVKENGGPTIKLENKLPVTLPSLYKMTLFRIVRELANNTVKHARAQKLEIQLWEMDDAFYGQISDDGIGFDPTNVSGIRSDSQGFGLVTINSQIVQFGGDIKIDSGAERGTIVRIRLPKQGGEVNYETANQGAATR; this is translated from the coding sequence TTGCCAGAAATTGCGCGCAAATACAATTTGGTTGTATATTGCTCAGCCTTGTTATTGCTGATTGTTGCAATTTATATTCATACCATTACATTAAAAAACCCATATACTGGTTTGATGTTCCGCGAAGATGAAGGAACTTGGGTCGTAGCATCTATTGATCCTGCCGGCAAGGTGAGCGAATGGGACGTCCACCTCGGTGACAGACTCCTAACTGTTGATGGCAAAAAGCCAGAAGTAATGAAGCTTGGTGACCGTGCTTATCTGAAGCGATTGGGAGCGCTTCAGTTTGAACGTGAGGGCTTGGGACGCTTTGAATTGAGCAGTAATCCGGGGAAGCACGAAATGTATAAGACTTTATTTGCAGCATGCGCGGAACTGGCTCTGCTCGTTATTGGACTAGTTGCTTATCGGAACAAGCCCGAATCCTATATGGTGCGCCGCTTTTATGCGTTGAACGTATTTTTGGCAGCTACACTACTATCGGTCTATTCCACAGAGACGGTACTTACTGGATTGATGTTGCCTGTCGTTGCAAGTTGGTTGCCATACCTGTTGTTTGCCTTCTTCGTTGCCTTCGTGTTCCGCACTGTTCCAGGATGGATTGCTTTTGCGATGGCTACCTACCGGGGACTGGCTGCCTTATTTGCCGTGTATGCTTTACTCGTCTTCTCACTGGGAGCCATACCTGGGTGGACCCGGAGCGCTCTTCATACCATTCTGATCGGGACATTACTCGCCATATTCGTCATTGCTATCGTGTATTGGCGCGGGATGGACCGAGCTGAAAAAAACCGGTTGCTGACATTTGTTACTGCGTTGACATTTGGCCTGATGCCTTACCTGTTTCTGTATGCGCTCCCCGATCTGTTATGGGGGGAATACATAGCGTTGCCTGATATGACATTGGCAGGTCTCATTATCCTTCCTGCTTCCATACTATGGCTGTGGGCTAGACAAAGGCTGCTTGATATCCGCTTTTATCTTCCTAGTTTAGTTATTCATGGTTTGTATGTTGGGCTTGCGACAATCCTGATTGCGGCACTTATCCGTTCAAATGCATCTATAGTAACACTTTCATTGTGTGGCGCGTTCATTGTCCTGACATTGTTGCATCGACTCGGCCTTGATAACTTCAAACGGCAGCGGGAGAAACGGGAAAATCGTTTGGATCGACTGCGGTTGGAGATGTCGATAAGATTTGCCGAGCATCGCAATAGCCGTGATCTATTGCGAATGCCTGCAGAGCTTATCCATAGCGTGACAGAAATCGAGGGACTCTGCTTCGTTTGGAAACGGGGAAGTGAAACCATTATGTATGGAACTGGGCCATTTATCGAGATGCGGGAGTTAAACCAATTCCAGCAACCCGAACTGAGTGTTTTTGCACAAGTGATGGATCTTGTGCAGCCCAATGGAATGGTCATTGGCTATTTAGGACTTGGTTCAAAAAAAAATAATACGTCCTTTACATCAGAAGAGCTCGGCTTAATCGACAAAGTAAGGATGGAAACGGTCCGTTTACTAATGGGTGCTGCCCTACTTGACGAACTACGGGAAGCGAAAAGTGGGCTACCAAAGGAAACCACGGAATATAAACTGCTAGAGGCACAGCAGGCAGAGCGGGTGCGAATGTCATATTACTTGCACGATCATGTTTTGCAGAATTTAATCTTTCTTGCACGCGATTTAGAAGAATTACACGATACTGAACAAAGTGATAAGCAGTTGACTGCTATATGGTTGAAATGTTTGTACGATACGCAACGCGATATTCGAATGTTGTGTGATGATTTATACCCTCACATCATTGATCAGGCAGGGCTAGATGCAGCGCTGCTCTGGCTCGCGCGAACAGTTAAGGAGAATGGAGGGCCAACTATTAAGTTAGAGAACAAGCTACCAGTTACGTTGCCTTCACTATACAAAATGACGCTATTCCGCATTGTGCGTGAACTTGCTAATAATACGGTCAAGCATGCGAGGGCACAGAAGCTAGAGATTCAATTATGGGAAATGGACGATGCGTTCTACGGACAAATTAGCGATGACGGTATTGGATTCGATCCAACGAATGTGAGTGGTATTCGGTCCGATTCCCAAGGATTCGGACTTGTCACGATCAACAGTCAAATTGTCCAATTTGGAGGCGATATCAAGATTGACTCAGGAGCTGAACGTGGAACGATTGTCCGCATTAGGCTTCCAAAACAGGGAGGTGAAGTAAACTATGAAACAGCCAATCAAGGTGCTGCTACTCGATGA
- a CDS encoding GyrI-like domain-containing protein: MKQNKEKNLTEWKHESSEDKITLKQIEPTRIEELTSFTLAGISAITTNETERSKDGKIGKLFEQFHSQNIGKKLGVNIQEDGHYSCYFNYEQGDAGLYEIMVSVKVQETSQLQSLDTINTFTVPAAKYAVFVTEKGPIIEMVQRAWDDIWQWSQQPDNNRAFTGDFEYYSKDINPEDGQAEIYISIK; the protein is encoded by the coding sequence ATGAAACAAAACAAAGAAAAGAATTTGACAGAATGGAAACATGAATCGTCTGAAGACAAAATTACTTTAAAACAAATTGAACCTACCCGAATTGAGGAATTAACCTCCTTCACATTAGCTGGAATTAGTGCCATTACAACAAATGAAACCGAACGAAGCAAAGATGGCAAAATTGGTAAATTATTCGAACAGTTCCATTCTCAAAATATTGGTAAGAAGCTAGGTGTAAATATACAAGAGGATGGTCATTATAGCTGTTACTTCAACTATGAACAGGGAGATGCAGGACTTTATGAAATAATGGTCAGCGTTAAAGTTCAAGAAACTTCACAGCTTCAAAGTTTAGATACAATAAATACATTTACTGTTCCTGCTGCAAAATATGCTGTATTCGTCACAGAAAAAGGACCAATTATAGAAATGGTGCAGCGTGCTTGGGATGATATTTGGCAATGGTCACAACAGCCAGACAATAATCGAGCATTTACAGGTGATTTTGAATATTATAGCAAGGATATTAATCCAGAGGATGGTCAAGCAGAAATTTATATTTCTATAAAATAG
- a CDS encoding CPBP family intramembrane glutamic endopeptidase: MSAIYRKFVDFFNLSDQKYVCFVRKFEAKTKKEIAFYLFLGLLPGLIAYIFIYPLRELMMEWTGLSAHYVQLYVLVLMSAGWHMCVPFLMLRYKDGLSLKESLVYLGFARLDLKGLLLVFPILTILFTFLALPYVKYVYPPLFEWLNGFQAFHMGEWHVFYQGYYDPNFPLPLFLLGLIGNFIGEEIYFRGYLLRKVGRLKLDWLWIAIIFQFYHMWQIPINWAYVPLAVIIPEEILVKLRKNIYGAILLHLFVNFLWGMINMYFVGVR; this comes from the coding sequence ATGTCTGCGATTTACCGTAAATTTGTTGATTTTTTCAATTTGTCCGATCAAAAATATGTTTGTTTCGTTCGTAAGTTTGAAGCCAAGACAAAAAAAGAAATCGCCTTTTACTTGTTTCTTGGCCTGCTACCTGGTCTGATTGCATATATATTCATCTATCCGCTTCGAGAGTTGATGATGGAATGGACCGGATTATCTGCTCACTATGTGCAGCTATATGTGCTCGTCCTAATGAGCGCTGGCTGGCATATGTGTGTTCCTTTCCTGATGCTGCGGTACAAGGATGGACTTTCATTAAAAGAATCGCTCGTATACTTAGGTTTTGCCAGACTTGATTTGAAAGGGCTGCTACTCGTCTTCCCAATTTTAACAATTCTATTTACGTTTTTAGCGTTGCCTTATGTAAAATATGTCTATCCACCGTTGTTTGAATGGCTGAATGGATTCCAAGCCTTCCATATGGGAGAATGGCATGTTTTTTATCAAGGGTATTACGACCCGAATTTTCCTTTGCCGCTATTTTTACTTGGTCTAATTGGTAACTTTATTGGGGAGGAAATTTACTTTCGAGGTTATTTACTACGTAAAGTTGGGCGCCTTAAACTTGACTGGCTATGGATTGCAATCATTTTTCAGTTCTATCACATGTGGCAAATACCAATCAACTGGGCATATGTTCCGTTAGCCGTAATTATCCCAGAAGAAATATTAGTTAAGTTGCGAAAAAATATTTATGGGGCTATCTTACTGCATCTGTTCGTGAATTTTTTGTGGGGGATGATTAATATGTATTTTGTTGGCGTACGATAA
- a CDS encoding cytidine deaminase family protein, with protein sequence MNFKELKKIATAVTSPTELNDFIQYGSVGAAIETINGNIYTGISIDTACSMGFCAEHAAVADMLKNGEYQIKAFVAVDSEGNAVPPCGRCRELISQLSKENLEATVEVENNTVVLLKEILPYDWKTDRGREW encoded by the coding sequence ATGAATTTTAAAGAATTAAAAAAGATTGCAACTGCAGTTACTTCACCTACAGAATTAAATGATTTTATTCAATACGGAAGTGTTGGTGCAGCCATTGAAACCATAAATGGGAATATCTATACAGGGATTAGCATAGATACAGCTTGTTCCATGGGTTTTTGTGCAGAGCATGCAGCAGTTGCTGACATGTTGAAAAATGGTGAATATCAAATAAAAGCTTTTGTAGCAGTAGACTCGGAAGGAAATGCTGTTCCGCCATGTGGACGGTGTCGTGAGCTAATCAGTCAGCTTTCAAAAGAAAACTTAGAAGCCACTGTAGAGGTTGAAAATAACACTGTTGTTTTATTGAAAGAAATTTTGCCGTATGACTGGAAAACCGACCGAGGCAGAGAGTGGTAA
- a CDS encoding ABC transporter ATP-binding protein, translating into MYMTIKPGEVIGILGANGAGKSSTIAAVLGIEKSNYEELTMLGKSPILHRKEVFQGVGVQFQETNFQEGLTVREACEQWESLYKHTADVPLLLQTFGLVGKETQLVKTLSGGERQRLAVLLALISNPKLVFLDELTTGLDTKARRLLWKQLLAMKEKGLAIVLTSHYMDEVEALCDKILILKEGKTVFHGTIQEVIHVSKKATLENAYLYYAGEEDWV; encoded by the coding sequence ATGTACATGACCATCAAGCCTGGGGAGGTAATTGGCATACTTGGGGCAAACGGTGCAGGGAAATCCTCTACTATTGCAGCAGTGCTCGGTATTGAAAAAAGTAATTACGAAGAGCTTACAATGCTCGGTAAGTCACCAATTCTCCATCGCAAGGAAGTCTTTCAAGGGGTAGGTGTACAGTTTCAAGAAACAAATTTCCAAGAAGGATTAACGGTGCGTGAGGCATGCGAGCAATGGGAGTCACTTTATAAACACACTGCTGATGTACCTCTACTCTTACAGACATTTGGTCTAGTTGGAAAGGAAACTCAACTTGTGAAAACTCTATCAGGAGGTGAACGTCAACGCTTAGCGGTGTTACTGGCATTAATTTCAAATCCTAAACTTGTTTTCCTAGATGAGCTCACAACAGGATTAGATACAAAGGCTAGGCGTTTGCTTTGGAAACAGCTTTTAGCAATGAAAGAAAAAGGTCTGGCAATTGTCCTAACATCGCACTACATGGACGAGGTTGAGGCGTTATGTGATAAAATTTTAATTTTAAAAGAAGGCAAAACGGTCTTTCATGGCACAATCCAAGAAGTAATCCATGTAAGTAAGAAAGCCACACTAGAAAATGCGTACCTATATTATGCTGGCGAGGAGGATTGGGTATGA
- a CDS encoding MerR family transcriptional regulator, translated as MYKTKEIATLVGVHPNTVSIYEKWCFISPVPRQANGYRIYSDTHLFQLMVARTLFQCEIVQGDIRKRARSIVYACGKENFAQAEKLTIDYLTNLEREYVHALSATKIVEKWLKECPTVNTRTYSRKETAQLLDITSEVIRNWERNGLIAVPRLDNGNRAYGERELEQLRVIRSLRNAHYSINAILRLLKQIQQPSPNIVAILNTPTDEEDIVSVTDQLGKSLLEAIAGAKDTLALFHERTTFSNCN; from the coding sequence ATGTACAAAACAAAAGAAATCGCCACACTTGTTGGGGTACACCCAAACACTGTGAGCATTTATGAAAAATGGTGTTTTATCTCCCCTGTACCAAGGCAAGCAAATGGTTATCGTATTTATTCAGACACCCATTTATTTCAGTTAATGGTCGCACGGACGCTCTTTCAGTGTGAAATTGTACAAGGGGATATTCGGAAAAGAGCTCGTTCAATTGTATATGCTTGCGGAAAAGAAAATTTTGCGCAGGCTGAAAAACTAACAATAGACTATCTAACCAATTTAGAACGAGAATATGTTCATGCCTTGTCTGCTACAAAAATTGTGGAGAAATGGTTGAAAGAATGTCCTACTGTCAATACACGCACATATTCTCGAAAGGAGACGGCACAGCTGCTAGATATTACATCTGAAGTTATTAGGAATTGGGAACGCAACGGACTCATTGCAGTTCCGAGACTAGACAATGGTAACAGAGCATATGGTGAAAGGGAACTTGAGCAGCTACGAGTCATTCGTAGTTTAAGAAATGCCCATTACTCAATTAATGCCATTTTACGTTTACTCAAACAAATCCAACAACCAAGCCCTAATATTGTCGCGATTTTAAATACACCAACAGATGAAGAAGATATCGTGTCAGTAACGGACCAATTAGGTAAATCATTACTAGAAGCTATAGCAGGTGCCAAAGATACATTAGCTTTGTTTCATGAAAGAACCACTTTCAGTAACTGTAACTGA
- a CDS encoding dihydrofolate reductase family protein produces MSREIVLYIATSLDGFIAKEDNDLQWLIETEGEGDAGYEDMYQSIDTTIMGKKTYDYVMKNSESFPYPEKKCYVFSNSEKGSNEYVEFVNENVIEFTRKLKKQQGSKIWMIGGAGILDAFIKENLIDEYIITVTPHILGSGIPLFKVKNPQIDLILIDTKRYGQFVQMHYKVKQYKK; encoded by the coding sequence ATGTCACGTGAAATAGTTTTATACATTGCTACAAGCTTAGATGGATTTATTGCAAAGGAAGATAATGACTTACAATGGTTAATTGAGACAGAAGGAGAGGGTGATGCAGGATACGAAGATATGTATCAATCAATAGATACAACAATTATGGGGAAAAAGACATATGATTATGTAATGAAAAACTCAGAATCATTTCCGTATCCTGAAAAAAAATGCTATGTCTTCAGCAATTCTGAAAAAGGTTCAAATGAATATGTGGAATTTGTCAATGAAAATGTAATAGAGTTTACAAGAAAATTAAAGAAACAACAGGGTTCTAAAATATGGATGATTGGAGGAGCGGGTATACTGGATGCTTTTATAAAGGAAAATTTAATTGACGAATATATTATTACTGTTACACCTCATATACTTGGCTCTGGTATTCCATTGTTTAAAGTAAAAAATCCTCAAATCGATTTAATTTTAATTGATACAAAGCGGTATGGTCAGTTTGTACAGATGCATTATAAAGTGAAGCAGTACAAGAAATAG